Part of the Planctomycetia bacterium genome is shown below.
CTTGGCGCAGATGTCCACCAGCAACTTGCTGTCGATGTTCAGTTCTTTGGCGAGCGAATAGATCCGTGCGGCCAAGCTAAAACTCCCTGCGCGACCCGCGAAAAAGTCCTCTCCAACGCTGGAGAAACGACTGAGGTCGCGACCATTGCCAACTGGTTATTGCATACCCTGAGTCTCCCGTGCGAACAGCTCGAATCCGTGTTACAACGGATTCGCACCACGAACCCTACTCCGCCGGTTGAGCAGAAGCCGATTCGTTCTCATCCCAACTCTCCTCGGCTTCGGCAGGCGCCGCACCGTCGGCCGGCGCCTCTGCGACCGGCGCCACTTCATCAATCGGCAGCTCGGTTTCCGCTTCGGCCACCACGACCGGCGATTCCTCGCCACCCGTGGTCCCCGTTTCGGTTGCCTCGGCCTGCTCCTCCGCGACGGTCGCCGCCGCGATGCGATCTTGGTCGCGTTGCCGGCGCCGCTCGGTCGCGGCCGCTTGCTCCGCTTCTTCCGCCCGCGATTCCGCCTCGGCGACGATCTTGTCCGTCTCTTCGGCCGTCAAACCGCCCATCTCCATCAAATCGTCAGGCTCGATAATCGACAGATCATCGTATGACAAAAAGCCCTCGCCTACCAGGCGCTCCGCCAACTCCTCGGTCACCGCTTCGATCGACGCGAAGCCAGCCACCGCCCGCTCGATCCCCTCGCCCAGCTCTTCCCGGGTCATGATCTCGATATCCCAGCCGCAGAGTTTGCTCCCCAGCCGGACATTTTGGCCCCGTTTGCCGATGGCCAGCGACAACTGGTCCTCGCGCACGAGCACGATCGCCCGGCCCAGCATTTGGCAGAGAATGACCTCTTCCACCTCGGCCGGCTGCAACGCGTTGGGGATCAACACCTGCATATCGTCGCTCCAGCGGACGATATCGATCCGCTCGCCCGCCAGTTCGTCGACGATGTTCTTGATCCGGTTCCCGCGCACGCCCACGCACGCGCCGACGGAATCGACCCGCTGATCGGTGCTGCTCACGGCCACTTTGCTGCGGTAGCCTGGCTCCCGGGCCATGGCCCGGATTTCAATCACGCCGTCGGCGATTTCGGGGATTTCCTGCTCGAACAGCCGTCCCACGAGCGCCGGCCGCGTACGGCTGAGGCTGATCTTCACCTTGCTGCCGGCCTTGCGGACCTCGAACACGGTCGCCCGCACGCGCTCGTTGGCATGGTGCGTTTCGCCTGGAATCTGCTCGGAGCGCGGCAGAA
Proteins encoded:
- the nusA gene encoding transcription termination factor NusA, with the protein product MNAIEVLRIVDTIHRDKGIPKEIVFQAIESALVKVSKKHFGEDHDVIVTIDRQSGQISGTHNGEPLDPEETIGRIGAQLAKQEIIQKIREAERDALYDEYNEQRGQLISGIVTRYEGGTATVQLGNTEAILPRSEQIPGETHHANERVRATVFEVRKAGSKVKISLSRTRPALVGRLFEQEIPEIADGVIEIRAMAREPGYRSKVAVSSTDQRVDSVGACVGVRGNRIKNIVDELAGERIDIVRWSDDMQVLIPNALQPAEVEEVILCQMLGRAIVLVREDQLSLAIGKRGQNVRLGSKLCGWDIEIMTREELGEGIERAVAGFASIEAVTEELAERLVGEGFLSYDDLSIIEPDDLMEMGGLTAEETDKIVAEAESRAEEAEQAAATERRRQRDQDRIAAATVAEEQAEATETGTTGGEESPVVVAEAETELPIDEVAPVAEAPADGAAPAEAEESWDENESASAQPAE